The Polyangium mundeleinium genome contains the following window.
CTTCAGCTTCTTCGAGAAGCCCAAAGATCCGCTTTCGTTCAGCGCCATTCGGATCTCGCTCGCGAGCCCGGAGAAGATCCGGGAGTGGTCGCACGGCGAGGTGAAGAAGCCGGAGACCATCAACTACCGCACGTTCAAGCCGGAGCGGGATGGTCTCTTCTGCGCGAAGATCTTCGGGCCTGTGAAGGACTACGAGTGCAACTGCGGCAAGTACAAGCGCATGAAGCACCGTGGGATCGTGTGCGAGAAGTGCGGCGTCGAGGTCATCCAGTCGAAGGTTCGACGTGAGCGCCTCGGGCACATCTCGCTCGCGACGCCGGTCGCGCACATCTGGTTCCTGAAGAGCCTGCCGTCGCGCATCGGCAACATGCTCGACATCACGCTGAAGGATCTGGAGAAGGTCCTTTATTGCGAGGCGTACATCGTCATCGACCCGAAGGAGACGGGTCTGCAGCGCGGCGACCTCCTCAGCGAGGAGCGCTACCTGCAGATCATCGACGAGTACGGCGACGACAAGATCGCGGCGGGCATGGGCGGCGAGGCCGTGCTCGAGATGCTCAAGCAGGTCGACGTGCACGCGCTCGCCGAGCTGCTCCGCGAGGAGATGCGCAAGGCGACGAGCGAGGCGAAGCGCAAGAAGCTCGCGAAGCGCCTGAAGGTCGTCGAGGCGTTCCGGGAGAGCGGCAACCGGCCCGAGTGGATGATGCTCACGGTCATCCCCGTGCTGCCGCCCGACCTGCGTCCGCTCGTCCCGCTGGACGGTGGTCGGTTCGCGACGAGCGATCTGAACGACCTCTACCGACGCGTCATCAACCGCAACAACCGCCTGAAGCGGCTGCTCGAGCTCAACGCGCCCGAGATCATCATCCGCAACGAGCGGCGCATGCTCCAGGAGGCGGTCGACGCGCTCTTCGACAACGGCCGCCGCGGCAAGACGATCACGGGCCCGAACAAGCGGCCGCTGAAGAGCCTCAGCGACATGCTGAAGGGCAAGCAGGGTCGCTTCCGTCAGAACCTGCTCGGCAAGCGCGTCGACTACTCGGGTCGCTCGGTCATCGTCGTCGGCCCGACGCTGCGCCTGCACCAGTGCGGTCTGCCGAAGAAGATGGCGCTCGAGCTCTTCAAGCCGTTCATCTACAACAAGCTGGAAGAGCGCGGGTACGTCAACACCATCAAGAGCGCGAAGAAGATGGTGGAGAAGGAGCGTCCCGAGGTTTGGGACATCCTCGAAGAGGTCATCAGCGAGCATCCGGTGCTCCTGAACCGCGCGCCGACGCTCCACCGCCTGGGCATCCAGGCGTTCGAGCCGGTGCTCATCGAGGGCAAGGCGATCCAGCTCCACCCGCTCGTTTGCGCGGCGTTCAACGCCGACTTCGACGGCGACCAGATGGCGGTGCACGTGCCGCTCTCGATCGAGGCGCAGATGGAGGCGCGCGTGCTCATGATGAGCACGAACAACATCCTCTCGCCCGCGAACGGCAAGCCCATCATCAACCCGACGCAGGACATCGTGCTCGGGCTCTACTACGCCACGCGCGAGCGCAAGTTCGCGAAGGGCAGCTTCCGCGAGGGCAGCCTGCGCTTCGGCGCGGACGGCCAGGGCGCGGAGGGCTCGACGGCCGAGGGGTATCTGCGCGGCGTCTACGCCTCTCCCGAAGAGGTGCGCATGGCGTTCGACGCGGGCGAGGTCGTGCTGCACGCGGGCATCCGCGTGCGCGTGCCGCACATCGACGAGGACGGGAACCCCGTCCGCAACGAGCACGGCCAGATCAAGCGCCGCATCGTGCAGACGACCGTGGGCCGGGTCCTCATCTCCGAGGTCCTGCCGAAGGGCGTGAGCTTCGACTACGCGAACAAGACGCTCGACAAGAAGGCGCTCTCGGCCCTCATCGACGTCTGCTACCGCGTCCACCGCAACAAGGAGACCGTCCTCCTGGCGGACCGGCTCCGCACGCTTGGCTTCGACCACGCGATGCGCGCCGGTATCTCGATCTGCATGGATCACATGGTGATCCCGCCGGCGAAGAAGGACCTCCTCGAGGAGGCGCAGCGCGAGGTCGAGCGCGTCGTCGAACAGTACCAGGAAGGTCTGATCACGGACGGCGAGCGCTACAACAAGATCGTCGACATCTGGGCCGGCGTGGCGGACGCCGTCACGGCCAAGATGATGGATGGGATCGGCAAGGAGCGCGTCACCGATCCGGAGACGGGCAAGGAGAGCATCGAGCCGAGCTTCAACCCGATCTACATCATGGCGGACTCGGGCGCGCGCGGCTCGACCCAGCAGATCCGCCAGCTCGCCGCGATGCGTGGCCTCATGGCCAAGCCCTCGGGCGAGATCATCGAGACGCCCATCACGGCGAACTTCCGTGAAGGCCTCACCGTGCTGCAGTACTTCATCTCGACGCACGGCGCGCGTAAGGGCCTCGCGGATACGGCGCTCAAGACGGCGAACTCGGGTTACCTCACCCGGCGTCTCGTCGACGTCGCGCAGGACGCGGTCATCTCCGAGTACGATTGCGCCACGATCGACGGCATCCGCGTGACGAAGCTCGAGGAGGCCGGCGAGGTGATCCAGCCTCTCGGCGACCGCATCCTCGGCCGCGTCGTGCTCGAGGACGTGATCGACCCGCTCACGGGCGAGGTCCTCATCACGGCCAACACCGAGCTCGACGAGGCTTCCGTCAAGCGGATCGAGGACGCGGGCATCGAGGAGGTCGTGATCCGCTCGGTGCTCACCTGCCAGACGCGGCGGGGCGTTTGCGCGCTCTGCTACGGCCGCGACCTTGCGCGTGGCTACCGCGTCAACATCGGCGAGGCGGTCGGCATCATCGCCGCCCAGTCGATCGGTGAGCCCGGCACGCAGCTCACGATGCGCACGTTCCACATCGGTGGTACGGCGGCCCGCGGCAAGATCGAGGCGAGCTACCTCGAAGCCCGGACCGAGGGCACCGTGCGCCTGCGTCGCGCGAATGTGCAGCGCAAGAAGGACGGCACCATGGTGGTCATGAACCGCCATGGCGAGCTCGTCGTCGTCGACGAGACGGGCCGCGAGCGCGAGCATCACCGCCTGGTCTACGGCGCCAACATGAAGGTCGCCGACGGCCAGCGCGTGAAGCCGGGCGAGCTGCTCGCCGAGTGGGACCAGTTCGCGACGCCGATCCTCACCGAGGTCTCCGGCATCGTGAAGTACGGCGACCTCGTCGAGGGCGTCAGCGTCCAGGAGCGTGTCGACGAGGTCACGGGCCTGTCGCGCAAGGTCGTCATCGAGTCCAAGGCGGCGGACCTCCGCCCGCGGATCTCGCTGAAGGACCCGAACTCGAACGCCACCTTGAAGCTCCCGAACAGCGAGCTCGAGGCGCGTTACCTCCTGCCGGTCGGCGCGCACATCGTCGCCCAGCAGGACGACATGATCGAGGCCGGTGACATCATCGCCAAGATCCCGCGCGACACGACGAAGGTGCAGGACATCACCGGTGGTCTGCCCCGCGTCGCCGAGCTCTTCGAGGCCCGCAAGCCGAAGGATCACGCCATCATCACCGAGATCGATGGCGAGGTCTCCTTCGGCAAGGACACGAAGGGCAAGCGCAAGGTGATCATCACGCCGTTTGGCGCGGACGGGCACCCGCTCCCGGATCAGGCGCGCGAGTACCTGATCCCCAAGGGCAAGCACATCCAGGTGCAGCCGGGCGATCGCGTGCGCGCGGGCGACCCGCTCCAGGACGGCCCGCCGAACCCGCACGACATCTTGCGCGTGAAGGGCGAGAAGGAGCTCGCGGCCTGGCTCGTGAACGAGATCCAGCAGGTCTACCGCCTGCAGGGTGTCGGTATCAACGACAAGCACATCGAGGTCATCGTGCGGCAGATGCTCCGGCGCGTTCGCGTCAAGGACGTCGGCGACACGAACTTCCTCGTGGACGAGCAGGTCGAGAAGCACCTGTTCGAGCGCGAGAACGAGCGGGTGCTCGAGCGTGGCGGACGTCCCGCCATCGCCGAGCCGCTGCTCCTCGGCATCACCAAGGCGAGCCTCTCGACCGAGTCGTTCATCAGCGCCTCGTCGTTCCAGGAGACGACCAAGGTGCTCACCGAGGCGGCGATCAGCGGCAAGGTGGACGATCTCCGCGGCCTCAAGGAGAACGTCATCATGGGCCGCCTGATCCCGGCCGGGACGGGCCTGCCCGCCTACAAGCGGCTCCAGGTCATCGTCGAGGGCGAGCAGCCGGTGCGTGAGCGCGCGCCGGCGGCCGAGCCCCCGGCGCCGGCCATGGCGCCGCCGCGTCCTCGCCCCGAGGAGACGCTCACGGCCGTCAACGAGGAGTGAGGTGCAGGGGAGGGGGGTCGTCGTCGCCGACGGCCTCCTGACCCCTTCGATGCACGCCCGCCCTGTCTTCAGGCGCGGGCGTGTGTTTTTTGTTCGGCCAGGTACGCGCCGTCCCGTGCTGATCCGCCGGATGACTGCTGTTTCGGCGGGTCTTGGGATACCCCGTCCTTGCGGACATGTACTATCTCTGCACTCGCGATGTCCGTGCACGGCACCAACCAGCGTGTCGCTGATCGCCTGCTCTCCGAGGGCCGGATCGGGGCCGAAGAGCATCGGCGCGCCGTGGAGCACGCGAGCCGTCAGCGCGGCCGGATCGAGGACTCTCTCGTCGAGCTCGACATCATGCCCGAGGGAGATCTCCTCAAGTACGTCGCGACGCTGCACAACACGCGGTTCGTCTCGACCGAAAAGCTCGCGAAGGCCGCGATCGAGCCGCGCGTGCTCGGGCGCGTGCTGCCGAAGACCGCGAAGATGCACGGCGTCTTCCCGGTGCTGCTCGACGAGGCGAAGTCCGTGCTCTCGGTCGTCACCGCGGATCCCGACAACGACGCTGCGATCCACGAGGTGAAGCTCGCGGCGGGCGTGCGCGAGGTGCGCGCGCTCGTGGCCCGGCCGGCGGCGGTGCGCGCTGCGATCGCGCGGCACTACTTCAAGGATCCTTCGGCCTTCGAGGCGCTCCTCCGTCCGGTCACGACAAACGTCACGACCGGCGATTTCATCGACATCGACCTCGGCCCTGCGCCCGCGCGACCTGCGACGGGGCCCATCCCGACGCCTGCCGCTTCGCCGCGCAATACGGCCGTGCAAGCGCCGCCGCCGCCGCGCGGGCCGATGCCGACGTCTCCCTCGGCGACCGGACAAACCAGCCCGTCTGGCGCGCGCGAGCAGACGCAGCCTTCGCCGAACGCGGGCAGCACGCAGCCCTCGGCGAACGGCGGGCATGCGCCGAACGCGGCGAACGCGCAGACGTCGCCGACGGGAGGACACCCGCCGCCCCCGCAGGCGCGCTCGCTGACGGCGACCACGCCTTCGCCCACGCCGCCGCCTCCGCCCGTCCCGGTCCTCACGCCGATCGAGACCCACGAGTACATCGAGACGCTCAACGTCCTCGTGAGCTTGCTCGAAGCGAACCGCCAGGATCTTCGCGGCCACTCGGCCGTCGTCGCGCGCCTCTGCCGCCGCACGTGCGAGCGCATCGGCCTCGCGCCTGCCCACGTCGCGGCGTTCGTCGTCGCGGCCTACCTGCACGATCTCGGCAAGATGGGCGCGTATCACCTCACCGCGCTGAACGTCGCGGAGTACGAGGGCCACCGCGTCGCGGGCCTCAAGGCCGTCGCGCTCCCGGCGCAGCTCATGGGATCGGTCGGCTTGCCCGCGGAGACCGTGGCTGCGCTTCAGGCCATGTACGAGCGGTACGACGGCCGCGGCTTGCCGCATGGCCTCGCGGGCAAGGAGATCCCGCTTGGCGCGCGGATCCTCGCCGTCGCGGACACCTACGCCGACCTCACGCAGAACCCGCGCAACCCGTTCCGCAAGATCCTCCGCCCGGCCGAGGCGTGTGACGTGCTCGCTGGGTATCGCGGCACCGTCTTCGATCCGAACATCGTCGACCTCTTCCGGCACGAGGTCACGGGCGACGACATGCGCGCGCGGCTTTTGTCCGAGCGGTACACCGTGCTCGTCATCGATCCGGATCCCGAGGAGACCACGGTGCTCGAACTCCGGCTCATCGAGCAGGGCTTCGAGGTGCGCGTCGCGCGGACCGTGGCGCAGGCGTGGCGCGAGCTCGAGGGCGGCGAGATCGCGGCCGTCGTCAGCGAGATCGACCTCGAAGAGCCGGAGATGGGCCTCGCGCTTCGTGCCGATGCGCAGAAGGAATCGTGGGGACGCGAGATCACGTGGGTGATCCTCACGCGCAAGAACGACCGCCACAGCGCGCAGAAGGCCTTTGATCTCGGCGTCGACGATTTCGTCGCGAAGCCGACGTCCGCGGACATCTTTGCCGCGAAGTTACGTCAGCTCGTGGAGCGCCGCGTCGCGCGTGGCGGCGGGCGTGGCGTGGCGGGATCGCTCGCGGAGATGAGCATTCCGGACATGGTCCAGGTCCTCTGGCATGGCCGCAAGACGTGCGCGCTCCGGATCCAGACGGGCAAGAGCACGGGCGAGATCCACTTCGCCGAGGGGCAGATCGTGGACGCGCGCTGGGAGCAGGTCTTCGGTGAAGAAGCCTTCTACCGGATGCTCGCGCTGCACGAGGGCGAGTTCCGGCTCGAACCGGGCGTCGAGCCCTCGGGCCGCACGATCGCCGTCTCGCCCGAGGCGCTCTTGCTCGAAGGCATGCGCCGCCTCGACGAGGGCATGCTCCACGCTCCGTAACGGGCGTTCCATCTCCGAGCTCGTTCTCGTGTTCTCCCGCCATCACCCGATCCGGGCGCGTGGCGACGCGTAGAATCGAGGAACCACGCGCTTTCATGGGGTCGCGCGTGGCGAAGCATCCTCGCTCGGCGCTGCCGGGCACTTGCCCTCGGAGAACCGCGATGAAGCTCCTTCGCGCCCTCGCCTTGTCGTTGCCTTTCCTCGTGGTGCCCGCCCTGTACGCGACCGATTCGAATGCGTGCGGCGGCTGTTTCATCAGCCAGCAGGAAACCACGCAGGTCACGGGCCACCGCATGGTCCTTTCGATCTCGAACGATCGCACGACCCTTTGGGATCAAATTACCTACGCGGGTGATCCCGCCTCGTTCGCCTGGCTCTTGCCGATCAAGGGGCAGGTCGACATCGGACTCTCGTCCGACGCCGTCTTCAACGCGCTCGAACAGGGCACCCAGGTCTCGGTCCTCTCGCCCTCGATCAACTGCCTCCCGTCGGACTGCGTGGGCGCGCCGAACGCTGGCGGGGACGGCAGCGGCGGCACCGGCGGCGGGACTGGGGGCGTCGAGGTCATCGCCGAGGAGGTCGTCGGCCCGTACGCGACCGTGCAGCTCTCGTCGCAGGATCCCAATGCGCTCGCGAACTGGCTGCTCACGAACGGCTACAACATCCCGCCCGACATCAAGCCGATCGTCGACGCGTACGTGAACGAGGGCTTCGACTTCCTGGCCCTCAAGCTCGTGCCCGGCCAGGGCATCAACTCGATGCGCCCCGTGCGTGTCACCTCGCTGGGCGCGCTCCCGGTCCTGCCGCTGCGCATGGTCGCCGCGGGCACGGGCGCGATCACGCCGATCACGTTGTGGGTCCTCGCCGAGGGCCGCTACGAGCCGACGAACTTCCCGAGCTTCCAGATCAAGGCCGCGGATCTCGTGTGGAACTGGGACACGCAGTCGAGCAACTACAAGGACATCAAGCAGCAGAGCTTCGACGCGTCGGGCGGCAAGGCGTGGCTCGTCGAGGCGGGCGAGCCGCTCTCGCGGTACTGGATCGAGGACAGCCTGAAGTACACGGCCGAGTTCGACCCGGAAAACAGCGGCTACGGCGGCGATCCGATGGGCCCGAGCGCGCTCGACGAGTGCATCGAGGACCTCGACGCGCTCTTCGGCTCGATCCCCGAGAACAGCCTCTGGGTGACCCGCATCCACGCCGAGCTCTCGCGGGCGGCGCTCGCGGCTGACCTCACGCTGGGCGCGTCGAACGACCAGTCGTACGTCGAGCGATGGCTCCAGGTCTCGAACGCCGTGGGCACGCCGCCCGCGTGCCCGCCGCCGCCGGACTGGTGCGTCGACCCGGGCACCGAGCCGGGCACCGACCCCGACCTGAACCCCTGGGACAACGGCTTCGGCGTGGGCAACGACGACCCGAACCTGGGCCAGGGCAGCGGGAGCTGCGCTGTCGGCGGCGCGGCGAGCATGCCCGCGGCGCTCGGGCTCCTCGGCGGCGCGATGCTCCTGTCCGTCGCGCGTCGCCGTCGACGTCGTTAGTCCCGAGGGGAACGCCTCGCGTCCCCCTCTCGTCCGGGCAAAGCCCGGCCGATTCACCCCCTAGAGGCGAGCTCGCTTCGCGACCTCGTGTGGTTTTCCTGGTCGTCTTCCACCGCCGCCCGCGCGATTTTTTCGCGGATCACGCGTCTTGTCGTTTCGTTCGGGTCGCCCTAGCCTCTTTTGCAGGCGTGGACCGCGACCCAGCGGCCGCGACCCGGAGGAAACATGTACGGTCCCAAAGGTCAGAGCAGCGGCGCTGGTCGTCCGCCTGCAGCCCCGAAGAAGGTCACCGTTCCGGACATTCGCGCACGGAAGGCAAGTGGGCCGCCGATCGCGATGGTGACGGCCTACGACTTCACGATGGCGCGCCTCCTCGACGAGGGCGGCGCGGACATGCTGCTCGTCGGTGATTCGCTCGGCATGGTCGTGCAAGGGCACCCGACGACGTTGCCCGTGACGGTCGAGGAGATCTGCTACCACGGCCGCGCGGTCGCGCGCGGGGCGCGGCGGGCGCACGTGGTCGGGGACATGCCGTTCATGAGCTTCCAGGTCTCGTCCATGCAGGCCCTGGAGAACGCGGGCCGCATGATGAAGGACGGCGCGTTCGAGAGCGTGAAGCTCGAAGGCGGCGAGGAGATCGCCGAGCACGTGCGCCGCATCGTCGCGGCGGGCATCCCGGTGTGCGGGCACATCGGGCTCACGCCGCAGTCCGTGCACGCGATGGGCGGCTTCAAGGTGCAGGGCAAGGGCGAAGAGAACGCGGCGCGGCTCGTGCGCGACGCGCAGGCGCTCGACGAGGCCGGCGCCTACGCGATCGTGCTCGAAGCGATCCCGCCGGATCTCGCGGAGGAGATCACGGCGGCCGTGTCGGTCCCGACGATCGGCATCGGCGCGGGCGCGGGGTGTGATGGGCAGGTGCTCGTCTGTTACGACATGCTCGGCATGTACCCGGATCTGCGCCCGCGCTTCGCGAAGCGCTTCTCCGAGGTGGGCGAGCAGATCATGGCGGCGACGCGGGCGTACGTGGACGAGGTGCAAGCGCGCACGTTCCCGGGCGCCGAGCACAGCTTCAAGCCGAACGGCCCGCGCCGCATCACGCCGCCGGCCGAGCCTGCGGCGGCGGCGCTGGAAGAGATTCCTCCGCACTGGCAGACGCATTGAGGTTGGGTCGCGAGGGCGGGCCTGCGCGCCCGCCCCGCGCGTCCGGCATCAATTGCAGTTGATGCCGCAGACCAACCCGACCTCGTCCACGCAGATCCCGTCCCAGTTCTGCTCGCAGCAATAAGGATCGGCCTTGCAGACGGCCGCGGCGCACGGGTTGCACGTCGGATCCAGCTTGGGGCCCGACTGGCAGATCGAGTGCGCGCAGTTGCAGCTCACGCCGCACTTCATCGTGGCTGCGGCCACGCAGGCCTCATTCCAGCCTGTCGTGCAGCACTCCGGTTGATCCATGCACACCGACGTGATGCATGGATCCGCGCCGCAGAGCGTGTCCGCGAGGTAGGCGCAGGCTCCGTTCCACGGCGAGCCCGAGTTCATGCCGCAGCAGTTCGCGTCCTGCATGCACACCTCGTCCACGCACGACGCGCGGCAGACGTTCGGATCGAGGGCCGCGCCCGTGCCGCAGACCGAGTGCGGGCACTCCGCGCAGGGCCCGCAGTCCTGGGGGCACGTGGTGCAGTTGTCGCCGCTGTTGCACACGCCGTCGCCGCAGAAGCAGGCGCCGCAGTCGTTCGGGCACGAGCTGCACGTCTCGCCGTTGCACTCGCCGTTGCCGCAGCAGCCCGCGTTGCAGAGCTGATCGGCGAGCTGCACGCAGTTCTCGCCCCAGAAGTTCTCGCAACACGCGGCGCCGTTCTGCGACGCGCAGACCTGCGTGACGCAGGAATTGCAGCCCGCCGTGAGCGGATTCCCGACGGTGCAGACGGCGTGCTGGCAGCTATCGCCGCCGCCGGACGAGGACGACGAGGCGGACGAGGACGACGACGACGACGACGACGACGACGACGACGACGCGCTGGAGCTCGATGCGCTCGACGAGGAAGCCGTGCTTCCGGACGAGGACGACGACGCGTTCATGCCGCCCATGCCGCCGCTTCCTCCCGCGCCGCCTTCACCACCTGCACCTGGGTTGCTTGGCGAGCCGAAGAGGTCCCTGCCGTCGGCGGTACACCCAGCCGCGGCGAGCGCGGCGATTGCGAGCAAGCATGTGAATCGCATGTCCCCACTCCTCCGAAGCAAGGAGCGCGATGCTACCGCGGTTCAGGCTGGCGTGGACGCCGAACCCTCGCGCTTTTGCCCCACCGCGCGCAGGAACAGCTCCAGCACGGCGAGGACGAGCAGCCCGAGCGCAACATAAGGCGACGCGTCAATCGAGGGCACGACCCCGCCGAGCTCCTCGGCGCGCGCCGCGTCGATCACGCGCCGCGGCCGCAGATCGATCTCGCGCTCCGGCACGGTCGCGACCCGCACCGCGCGCTCGCCGTCGAGCCGCACCTCGTACCGGCCCTGCAGCGGCGCCACGGCGCGACGGCGGCCGTCCTGCTCCACGACCGGGATCGGCCGCCGCGCCTCGCCCGCGCGCACCGGCAATCGCTCGATGGCCACGTCCTTGAACCCGTCGAACGTGAACGCGTCGCCCACGTCGATCTGCCGCGCCCCGCCCCGCGCTCGCGCCGTGCCCACGAACCGGTCCAGCAGCGCCAGGAAGGCCGGCCGGAGCACGAAATCGCTCTCGTCCACGGTGAGCGGCAGCGAGAGCGCGAAGACGGCGCCCCGGCCGAGCGAGCGGCGCAGCAGCAGCGGCGCGCCGTCGTCCCAGCGCGCGAGCACGTCCGCGTTCGTCGCGGCGGCCGGATCGAAGGACGCGCGCCCATCGGGCGAGAGCTTCGCCAGGCCTTCCGCGCTCGGGCCGAAAAACACCGCGCTCGTGGCATCGGCGCCCTGCGACGGGCTCGGCCCCCAGCGCACCACGCCCGGCATGAGCGGGTCGAACCCTGCGCCGAGCGGGGCCGTCGCCGCGCGCGGCCCGAACGTCAAGAGCAGCACGCCCCCGCGCTCCACCCACGCGGCGAGCGAACGCCGCCCTTCCGGCGTGAAGCCCGGCACGTCGTCCACGATGAGCCCCGCGAACGCCGCGAGCTCGTCCGCGTGGTCCGGCACCGCGGGCAGGGGACGCACCTCCGCGTCGAGGTGCATCGCCGCGAGCGCCTGCTCGATCGGCGGCGGCCCGCCTGTCGCCACGTGGGTCGAGGCCACGTCCACCACGACCGCGATCGGCAGCGCTCCGCCGGCCGGCACGACCGGCGCCTCGTCGTCCTCCAGGATCGCGTCGCCCGGCGTCAGCCCGACCGTCAGCTCCTCCGGCGCGCCTTCCGGCACGTCGAGCGCGACCTCCTCGGCGCGGACCGCGGCCCCGAGCGGCGCCGACGTCAGCACCTTGCCCCCGGCGCGCAGCTCCACCGCCCGACCTGCCGAGGCCGAGATCCCCGCCGCGCCCTCGCCCGCCGCCCGCGTGTCGGGGCTGCACACGACACGCGCCCGCACCTTGCCCGCGCGCAGATCCGCCCGCGTCACCGCGCAATCGCTGCCCGAGGCCACGAGCTCCGGCAGCGGCGCCCAGAGCGTCGTATCCGAGCCGCCGCCGAGGGGCAGCGCGTTCGGCGCCCCGTCCGCGAGATCGCTCAGCAGCACCACGCGCCGATCGGCGTGCGGCACGCTGCGCAAAAGCTCCCGCGCCAGGGCCAGCGCGCCTTCCAGATCGGTCGCGCGATCGGACGGCTCGATCCCCTCGAGCGCGCCCGTCACGGCCGCCATGTTCGTCGTCGACGCGAGTGCCACCCGCGCGGGCGCGCCCCCGAGGACCACGGCCACCGCATCGCCGCTGCGCAAACCCGTCGTGAGCTCGCGCGCCGACGCGAGTGCCCGCTCGAACTTCGTCCGTTTCCCCGGCCCGCCTGCCCCGCCTTCCAGCGGCGCGCGCATGCTCAGCGAATCGTCGATCACGATCGCGAGCGCCACCGACGCCCCGTCCCTCCGCGCTAGCCCGAGCCGTGAGCACCGCACGAACGGCGTCGCGCCGAGCACCGCGAGCATCAGCACGCTGAGCGCCCGCACCACGAAGAGCGAGCGATCCTCCAGCATGCTCCGCCGCCGGGCCATCGGCTTCGTCGCCGGCACGAGCTTCGCGGGCGGGAAGGGTTGCTCCTCGGCTTGCCTTCGCCGGAGCAGGTGCGCCGCGACCGGCGCGCCGACGAGGAGCGCCACGAGCAGCGCGGCGATCGTCGCGAAGCTCATGCGCGCGCCTCGGCCACGGCGCGCACCACCTCGCGCACCACGTCGGCGGGAGGCTTGTCCGTCGTTGCCTCGACCCAGCGACC
Protein-coding sequences here:
- the rpoC gene encoding DNA-directed RNA polymerase subunit beta' yields the protein MRDIFSFFEKPKDPLSFSAIRISLASPEKIREWSHGEVKKPETINYRTFKPERDGLFCAKIFGPVKDYECNCGKYKRMKHRGIVCEKCGVEVIQSKVRRERLGHISLATPVAHIWFLKSLPSRIGNMLDITLKDLEKVLYCEAYIVIDPKETGLQRGDLLSEERYLQIIDEYGDDKIAAGMGGEAVLEMLKQVDVHALAELLREEMRKATSEAKRKKLAKRLKVVEAFRESGNRPEWMMLTVIPVLPPDLRPLVPLDGGRFATSDLNDLYRRVINRNNRLKRLLELNAPEIIIRNERRMLQEAVDALFDNGRRGKTITGPNKRPLKSLSDMLKGKQGRFRQNLLGKRVDYSGRSVIVVGPTLRLHQCGLPKKMALELFKPFIYNKLEERGYVNTIKSAKKMVEKERPEVWDILEEVISEHPVLLNRAPTLHRLGIQAFEPVLIEGKAIQLHPLVCAAFNADFDGDQMAVHVPLSIEAQMEARVLMMSTNNILSPANGKPIINPTQDIVLGLYYATRERKFAKGSFREGSLRFGADGQGAEGSTAEGYLRGVYASPEEVRMAFDAGEVVLHAGIRVRVPHIDEDGNPVRNEHGQIKRRIVQTTVGRVLISEVLPKGVSFDYANKTLDKKALSALIDVCYRVHRNKETVLLADRLRTLGFDHAMRAGISICMDHMVIPPAKKDLLEEAQREVERVVEQYQEGLITDGERYNKIVDIWAGVADAVTAKMMDGIGKERVTDPETGKESIEPSFNPIYIMADSGARGSTQQIRQLAAMRGLMAKPSGEIIETPITANFREGLTVLQYFISTHGARKGLADTALKTANSGYLTRRLVDVAQDAVISEYDCATIDGIRVTKLEEAGEVIQPLGDRILGRVVLEDVIDPLTGEVLITANTELDEASVKRIEDAGIEEVVIRSVLTCQTRRGVCALCYGRDLARGYRVNIGEAVGIIAAQSIGEPGTQLTMRTFHIGGTAARGKIEASYLEARTEGTVRLRRANVQRKKDGTMVVMNRHGELVVVDETGREREHHRLVYGANMKVADGQRVKPGELLAEWDQFATPILTEVSGIVKYGDLVEGVSVQERVDEVTGLSRKVVIESKAADLRPRISLKDPNSNATLKLPNSELEARYLLPVGAHIVAQQDDMIEAGDIIAKIPRDTTKVQDITGGLPRVAELFEARKPKDHAIITEIDGEVSFGKDTKGKRKVIITPFGADGHPLPDQAREYLIPKGKHIQVQPGDRVRAGDPLQDGPPNPHDILRVKGEKELAAWLVNEIQQVYRLQGVGINDKHIEVIVRQMLRRVRVKDVGDTNFLVDEQVEKHLFERENERVLERGGRPAIAEPLLLGITKASLSTESFISASSFQETTKVLTEAAISGKVDDLRGLKENVIMGRLIPAGTGLPAYKRLQVIVEGEQPVRERAPAAEPPAPAMAPPRPRPEETLTAVNEE
- a CDS encoding DUF4388 domain-containing protein, which encodes MSVHGTNQRVADRLLSEGRIGAEEHRRAVEHASRQRGRIEDSLVELDIMPEGDLLKYVATLHNTRFVSTEKLAKAAIEPRVLGRVLPKTAKMHGVFPVLLDEAKSVLSVVTADPDNDAAIHEVKLAAGVREVRALVARPAAVRAAIARHYFKDPSAFEALLRPVTTNVTTGDFIDIDLGPAPARPATGPIPTPAASPRNTAVQAPPPPRGPMPTSPSATGQTSPSGAREQTQPSPNAGSTQPSANGGHAPNAANAQTSPTGGHPPPPQARSLTATTPSPTPPPPPVPVLTPIETHEYIETLNVLVSLLEANRQDLRGHSAVVARLCRRTCERIGLAPAHVAAFVVAAYLHDLGKMGAYHLTALNVAEYEGHRVAGLKAVALPAQLMGSVGLPAETVAALQAMYERYDGRGLPHGLAGKEIPLGARILAVADTYADLTQNPRNPFRKILRPAEACDVLAGYRGTVFDPNIVDLFRHEVTGDDMRARLLSERYTVLVIDPDPEETTVLELRLIEQGFEVRVARTVAQAWRELEGGEIAAVVSEIDLEEPEMGLALRADAQKESWGREITWVILTRKNDRHSAQKAFDLGVDDFVAKPTSADIFAAKLRQLVERRVARGGGRGVAGSLAEMSIPDMVQVLWHGRKTCALRIQTGKSTGEIHFAEGQIVDARWEQVFGEEAFYRMLALHEGEFRLEPGVEPSGRTIAVSPEALLLEGMRRLDEGMLHAP
- a CDS encoding DUF2330 domain-containing protein; this translates as MKLLRALALSLPFLVVPALYATDSNACGGCFISQQETTQVTGHRMVLSISNDRTTLWDQITYAGDPASFAWLLPIKGQVDIGLSSDAVFNALEQGTQVSVLSPSINCLPSDCVGAPNAGGDGSGGTGGGTGGVEVIAEEVVGPYATVQLSSQDPNALANWLLTNGYNIPPDIKPIVDAYVNEGFDFLALKLVPGQGINSMRPVRVTSLGALPVLPLRMVAAGTGAITPITLWVLAEGRYEPTNFPSFQIKAADLVWNWDTQSSNYKDIKQQSFDASGGKAWLVEAGEPLSRYWIEDSLKYTAEFDPENSGYGGDPMGPSALDECIEDLDALFGSIPENSLWVTRIHAELSRAALAADLTLGASNDQSYVERWLQVSNAVGTPPACPPPPDWCVDPGTEPGTDPDLNPWDNGFGVGNDDPNLGQGSGSCAVGGAASMPAALGLLGGAMLLSVARRRRRR
- the panB gene encoding 3-methyl-2-oxobutanoate hydroxymethyltransferase; the encoded protein is MYGPKGQSSGAGRPPAAPKKVTVPDIRARKASGPPIAMVTAYDFTMARLLDEGGADMLLVGDSLGMVVQGHPTTLPVTVEEICYHGRAVARGARRAHVVGDMPFMSFQVSSMQALENAGRMMKDGAFESVKLEGGEEIAEHVRRIVAAGIPVCGHIGLTPQSVHAMGGFKVQGKGEENAARLVRDAQALDEAGAYAIVLEAIPPDLAEEITAAVSVPTIGIGAGAGCDGQVLVCYDMLGMYPDLRPRFAKRFSEVGEQIMAATRAYVDEVQARTFPGAEHSFKPNGPRRITPPAEPAAAALEEIPPHWQTH